The proteins below come from a single Cyanobacteriota bacterium genomic window:
- the phnD gene encoding phosphate/phosphite/phosphonate ABC transporter substrate-binding protein, which translates to MIRLNRRRWLQLLAGLTTAKVLAACTQSTSPSGTTSGTSPSPQSPAADCPRGELNPPFCDRDGDMVADAPQNPSEFVNPDTLIFSYTPVEDPAVYKEVWAGFVAHLEKVTGKPVSFFAVDSNAAQLEAMKAGRLHVTGFNTGSVPLAVNAVGFVPFAMMAAKDGKFGYEMEIITHVDSPIKTVADLKGRQLAFTTQTSNSGFKAPSALLKSEFGLEAEKDFKPVFSGKHDNSVLGVQNKDYEAAAIANSVKDRMCARGAADCSKFRILYTSKTFPTTAYGYVYNLDPALVAKVKEAFFSFEWKGSGLEKEFGKEGEEQFIPISYKEKWEVVRQIDKAMGVEYILK; encoded by the coding sequence ATGATTAGGCTTAATCGTCGCCGTTGGCTGCAACTATTGGCAGGGTTGACTACTGCTAAGGTGCTAGCAGCTTGTACGCAGTCTACTTCCCCTAGTGGCACGACCAGTGGAACAAGTCCATCTCCACAGTCACCAGCGGCGGATTGTCCGCGAGGCGAACTCAACCCGCCTTTCTGCGATCGCGATGGCGACATGGTGGCAGATGCCCCCCAAAATCCCTCCGAGTTCGTCAACCCCGATACGCTGATCTTTTCCTACACTCCCGTCGAAGACCCAGCCGTCTATAAAGAAGTTTGGGCTGGCTTCGTTGCCCACCTGGAAAAGGTTACAGGCAAACCTGTTTCCTTTTTTGCTGTAGACTCCAACGCAGCCCAGCTAGAGGCCATGAAAGCGGGTCGGCTGCATGTCACAGGCTTTAACACGGGCAGCGTCCCCCTAGCAGTAAATGCTGTTGGATTTGTGCCCTTCGCCATGATGGCAGCAAAGGATGGCAAGTTTGGCTACGAGATGGAAATTATCACCCATGTGGATAGCCCTATCAAAACTGTTGCTGATTTGAAGGGTAGACAGTTAGCGTTCACTACCCAAACCTCGAATTCTGGGTTCAAGGCACCATCGGCGCTGCTGAAGTCAGAGTTTGGGCTGGAGGCAGAGAAAGACTTCAAGCCAGTATTTTCCGGCAAGCATGATAACTCGGTGCTAGGGGTACAGAACAAGGATTACGAGGCAGCGGCGATCGCCAACTCTGTCAAAGACCGGATGTGTGCACGGGGTGCTGCTGATTGCTCCAAGTTTCGGATTCTCTACACCTCGAAAACCTTCCCCACCACTGCCTATGGCTATGTGTATAACCTAGATCCTGCCCTGGTTGCCAAGGTCAAAGAGGCATTCTTCAGCTTCGAGTGGAAAGGATCGGGCTTGGAGAAAGAATTTGGCAAGGAAGGTGAAGAACAGTTCATCCCCATTTCCTACAAGGAAAAGTGGGAAGTGGTGCGCCAAATCGACAAAGCTATGGGAGTGGAGTACATTCTCAAGTAG